TCAATATTTTTTTACAAAATTAGTTTCGATTCATTAACGTGAGATTAAGTTCGACTTTAACCTTACTTAGCATTAACTTAAAGTTTGCTTAAGATATTGGTTTTCTTTATATCTTTAAGTTAACAGTTTAGCTGTGATTTTTAAATAATATATCTTTGGTACAGAAAAATTAATGCGAATCTTAATAAAATACGATACATGCATATTTTAATAGTTGAAGACGAACTAGGAATTGTTCAGTTTCTTAAACAGGGTTTACAGGAAGAAGGTTATCAGGTAACCACAGCAAATGATGGTTCTAAAGGCTTTGAGGTGGTTCAGGAACAAAAATTTGATTTGATTCTGTTGGATTGGATGCTTCCAAAAATTAATGGACTAGATCTTTGTAAAGCCATTAGGGTCAAAGATCAAACCACTCCAATTATTTTTCTAACCGCTAAAGATACCGTTCAGGAGACAATTGAAGGCTTAAAAGCCGGAGCAAATGATTATATCAAAAAACCGTTTAGTTTTGAGGAACTGGTAGAACGTATAAAAGTTCATTTCAGAAACAAAAAACAAACCGAAATCTTAACGCTTGGAACAATTACGATTGATTTATCAAAGCATATTGTTTTAAAAGGAGAAGAAGAAATTTCACTTACTCAGAGAGAATTCGAATTGTTGACCTATTTGATTCAGCATAAAGGAAAAGTCTGTACTAGAAACCAGATTTTAAGGGATGTTTGGGAGATAAACTTCGAATATGATACTGGTGTAATTGATGTTTTTATGAATGCTATTCGTAAAAAACTGAACCTTAAAATCGAGGAAGATTATATTAAAACCATCCGTGGCATTGGATATATTGCCAATGATTAAAAATGACTTCATTATCTTTTAAAAACAGAATTGCCTTAAATTATATTTTAACCACGGGACTTTTGGTTTTGGTGGTTTTTTCGGCTATTTATTTTATTGTAAAACTGACGGTTTACAATCATATTGATGAGAATTTAAATATTGAAATTCAGGATCATTTGAAGGAAATCAGGATGGAAAACAAAAAAGTAATCTTTATGGATGTTGAAGAATGGGAGGAGCGGGAACATAATTCTGTTGATGTAAATCCTGTTTTTGTCCAGTTTTTGGATTTGAATAAAAAGATCATTGAAAAGTCGCCTAATTTAAAGAATGAAAAACTGATTTTTCATGAAAACAAAGAACATTTTCAGCTTTTTGATACCAAATTATTAGGAAGTAAAATTCGTCAGATTCAAGTTCCGCTTCATTTAAAGGAAAAGAAAATTGGGTATTTGATCATTGCAATGTCATTATCAGATTCTTCAAAAGTTTTAGAGAATTTACTGGATACATTAATGATTGCGTTTCCAATTATTTTATTGTTGCTGTTTTTTCTGGCTCGTTTCTTTGCTGGACGAAGTATAAAGCCGATAAATGAGATCATAAATACCTCAAAAATTATTACAAAAGATAATTTAAAAACAAGGATTCCACTTCCAAAAACAAGGGATGAATTGTTTACACTTTCTAAAACAATCAATAATTTATTAAACCGAATTGAAGATGCAATAGAACGTGAAAAACAATTCACTTCAGACGCTTCTCATGAGTTGCGAACACCTTTAACTGTAATTAAAGGAACACTTGAAGTACTGATACGTAAACCTAGAGATAGTAAGGAATATGAAGAAAAAATAAATTATTGTATTAATGAAGTGGATCATCTAAATTCTTTGGTCGATCAACTATTAATGATGGCTCGTTTTGAAAATCAAAAACAGAATATTCGTCAGGAGAATGTTTATTTGAATGCGATCGTTTTAGATGTGTTGACTTTAAACTCAGAGAAGATAAAAACTAAAAAACTAAATGTCATTTTAGATGCTACAGAAGAATTTAATATTTATTCTGACAATTATTTGATTGTTACTATTCTTCGAAATATTATTTCAAATGCAATAAAATATTCAAAAGACCATACTGAAGTTAAGATTTCATTATCTAGAGAGAACAATAAAATTAATTGTGTTGTTTTAGATCAAGGAATTGGGATTGCAAAAGAGGATTTAGAATCTATTTTGAATCCGTTTTTCAGGTCAGATTCCTTAAATCATTCCGAAATAAAAGGAACAGGACTTGGATTGTTTATTGTAAAACGAATGACAGACCTGCTTCAGGTTAAATTTAAAATAGAAAGCGAGATAGGCACAGGAACCAAAGTTTTACTGATTTTTAATGAGTTTGATAATTCGTTAAAGTAATTTAAAAATTAGTAAGCATAAAGCAGTCTGAAATGTTTTTTAACAATAAACTATCGTTAAGTTAAAATAAAAATTGCTTTTTAATGAATTTATCTATTATATTTGCAACCGAATCAAAGAAGTAAAAAACAAAACAAATCATGATTTCAATTCAATTACATCAGCATCATCTACATTATTGCTCTCAAGCGATGTGTTAATGATATGCGTGTAAATCATCATATTTTAAAACCCGTTTGAGTACATCAAACGGGTTTTTTAATTCTAACTCTTTGTACTCAAACTCTAAACCAACAAACAACTAAAAAAATGAGTACTTTAAAAATTGCAATTCAAAAATCTGGACGTTTAAACGAAGACAGCATTCAAATCTTAAAAGACTGCGGCATCTCAATCAACAACGGAATTGACCAGTTAAAAGCTGAAGCTTCCAATTTTCCTCTTGAAGTTTTATATTTAAGAAATTCAGATATTCCGCAATATTTGATTGACGGAGTAGTAGATTTAGCTATTGTTGGCGACAATCTTTTAGTAGAAAAAGGAAAAGGAATTGAAGTAATTCAAAAACTGGGTTTTTCTAAATGTAAGGTTTCAGTAGCAGTTCCTAAAACATTCGAATACAATTCTGTACAAGATTTAGCAGGTTTAAGAATTGCAACATCTTATCCGAATACAGTTAACGAATATTTTAGTAAATTCGGTTTAACTGTAGATATTCACCAAATTTCAGGTTCTGTGGAAATTGCACCAAATATTGGTCTTGCAGACGCGATTGTAGATATTGTTTCAAGTGGCAGTACTTTGTTTAAAAACAATTTAAAAGAAGTTGAAGTTATCTTAAAAAGTGAAGCGGTTTTAGCTGTTTCTCCAAAAGTTTCTCCGGAAATCCAAAAACACATTGATACTTTGAAATTCAGAATTCAGGCGGTTTTAAGAGCAAGAAATTCTAAATATATTTTGATGAACGTTCCTAATGATAAAATCGATGCAGTTGGAAAAATTCTTCCGGTTTTAAGAAGTTTAACGGTTCTTCCTTTGGCACAAGAAGGTTGGAGCAGTGTTCACTCTGTAATCGATAAAGATACCTTTTGGGATGTAATAGATCAATTGAAAGAAGTAGGAGCAGAAGGAATTTTAGTTTGTCCAATTGAGAAAATGGTACTATAAAAAAAGGAAAATATACAATTTCAAAAAGCTAAATTTCAATACTTAATTTTAGAGAACAGCTTTACGAACTTTTTTTAGACAAAGAAAATAAAAAACCTTGTGCACTTTGCGGTAAAAAAGTTGCGAGGGTAAAAACACAAAAGCATGAACAAGATAAATAATCCAAAACCAGAAACCTGGTCAGATATATTAAAAAGACCAACTCAAACCATTGACGATATTGAGATTACGGTAAAAGAAATCTTCAGGGAAGTTCAGAAAAAAGGAGATGAAGCTGTTGCAAAATATACTTCGATTTTTGACGGAATCTCATTAGAGAATTACGAAGTAACTTCAGAAGAAATTTCAGAAGCAGTTAATTTGATTCCAAGTGAATTAAAAGAAGCGATTGAATTAGCAAAAAATAACATTTATAAATTTCACAAAGCTCAGAAAACCGATAGAGTTGAAGTTGAAACTATCGAAGGCGTAAATTGCTGGCAGGAAAAAAGACCAATTCAAAAAATTGGTTTATACATTCCAGGCGGAACTGCACCTTTGTTTTCAACAGTTTTAATGTTGGCTGTTCCGGCTGAAATTGCAGGTTGTAAAGAAATCGTATTGTGTTCTCCTCCTGATAAAAAAGGAAAAATAAATCCAGCTATTTTATACGCAGCAAATTTATGCGGTGTTACTAAAATCCTAAAAGTAGGCGGAATTCAGGCAATTGCAGGAATGACATTTGGAACACAGTCAATTCCTAAAGTATATAAAATATTTGGGCCAGGAAATCAGTTTGTAACGGTAGCAAAACAATTAGCGACTCAGTTTGGTGTTGCAATAGATATGCCGGCTGGACCATCAGAATTATTAATTGTTGCTGATGATACTGCAGTTCCTGCTTTTGTAGCTTCGGATTTATTATCTCAGGCAGAACACGGAACAGATAGTCAGGTAATTTTGGTTTCAACTTCAAAAAAACTGATTGACGAAGTAGAAAAAGAAGTTCAATCACAATTAGAAGTATTGCCTAGGAAAGCTATTGCAGAAAAAGCGATTGAAAACTCGAAATTGATTTATGTTGAAAATGATCAGACAGCTTTAGATTTAATCAACGAATACGGGCCAGAACACTTTATTATCTGCTCTGAATACGATGATTTCTACTGTAACGGAATCGTAAATGCAGGTTCTGTATTTATTGGAAATTACACGCCGGAAAGTGCTGGAGATTACGCTTCAGGAACCAATCATACATTGCCTACAAATGGTTATGCCAAAAACTACAGCGGTGTAAACCTGGATAGCTTTATGAAATCAATGACATTTCAGAAAATATCTGAAAAAGGAATTCAGAATATTGGAAAAGCAATAGAATTGATGGCTGAAGCCGAAGGATTACAGGCACATAAAAACGCGGTAACTTTACGTCTGCAGTCCTGTGAGGTTTCCAAAACCTCGTAGGTCTAAATAGATTTACGATTTAGAAGCTTAATAAATAATACCTACAAGGTTTTGAAAACCTTGCAGGAATAAAGAAATTAGAATGAATACTTTCGATATAAATACAATTACACGTGAAAACGTAAAATCGTTAAAACCCTATTCTTCTGCAAGAGATGAGTTTGAAGATTTTGATACAGCCGAAATGATTTTTTTGGATGCCAATGAAAATCCGTATCAAAATGGCGTAAATAGATATCCCGACCCACAACAAAATTCAGTTAAAGCGATTTTAGCAAAAAATAATTTGACAAAACAAAGTCAGATTTTATTAGGAAACGGAAGCGATGAAGTGCTTGATTTGCTTTTCAGGGCTTTCTGCGAACCTAATAAGGACAATATTATTTCACTGCCTCCAACTTACGGAATGTACGGCGTTTTGGCTAATATTAATGCAGTTGAAAACAGGGAAGTTTTACTTACAATAGATTTTCAGCCACAAGTTGAGAAGATTTTAGAAGCAGTTGATCACAATACAAAAATCATCTTTTTGTGCTCTCCAAATAATCCGACAGGAAATTCATTTTCAGATGAAAGTGTAGTGAAATTGCTTCAAAACTTTAAAGGTTTGGTGGTTATAGATGAAGCTTACATCGACTTTTCGGAAAAAGAAAGCTGGTTGGTAGAAATTGATGCTTATCCGAATTTAGTAATTACACAAACGCTATCAAAAGCGTATGGTCTGGCTGGAATTCGTTTAGGAATTTGTTATGCTTCTGAAGCTGTAATCTCAATTTTAAATAAGATCAAACCGCCTTACAACGTAAACGAATTAACACAGCAAAGAGCAATTGAACGTTTAAAAGATTCAGAAAAAATAAAACAAGAAATTGCTTCTATTATTGAACAAAGAGAAGAATTACTTAAAGTTTTGCTTGAAGTGAATTTTGTAGAAAAAGTGTATCCAACAGAAGCCAATTTTATCTTAGCAAAAGTAGATGATGCCAATAAAAGATACGATCAATTAATTGAAAAAGGAATTGTAATTCGTAACAGAACCACACAACCTTTATGCGAAAATTGTCTCCGTTTTACCATTGGAACAAAAGAAGAAAATGCGGTTGTAATTAGAGAATTGAAGTTGCTGAACTAGGTTTTATTTAACCGCAAAGTTCGCAAAGAATTACGCAAAGAACACAAAGTTATTTCGTCAATGAAATTTAGTATAATTCGTGAATTCGTGGCAGAAAAAAATATAAATTATGAAAAAAGTACTTTTTATCGATCGTGACGGAACGATTGTTTTAGAACCTGAAAATTATCAATTAGACAGCTTGGATAAACTAGAATTTTATCCAAAAGCTTTTCAATATTTGGCAAAAATTGCCAATGAACTAGATTACGAACTAGCAATGGTAACCAATCAGGACGGATTAGGAACCGATAGTTTTCCTGAAGACACATTCTGGCCAACGCAGAATTTTATTTTAAGAGCCTTTGAAAACGAAGGTGTTTTATTTGATGAAATTTTTGTTGATCGATCTTTTCCAGAAGAAAACGCGCCAACTCGCAAACCTAGAACCGGAATGCTGACTAAATATTTAAATAATCCAGAATATGATTTAGCTAATTCTTTTGTTTTAGGCGATCGTTTAACCGATGTAGAATTGGCTAAAAACCTTGGAGCAAAAGCCATTTTTATGAACGATACGGATGGAGCTGGTAGCAACGAAATTGCAGCAAAACGTGAAGAATTAGACGAAACAATTGTTTTACAGTCAATGGATTGGAAAACGATTTATGAGTTTTTAAAATTAGAAGCACGTTCAGCATCCATTACAAGAAAAACAAATGAAACTGATATTTACATCAATCTGAATCTTGACGGAACTGGAAAAAGCAAAATCGACACTGGAATTGCCTTTTTTGACCACATGTTGGATCAAATCTCGCGTCACGGACAAATGGACTTGGAAATCCTTGTAAAAGGCGATTTAGAAGTTGATGAGCACCACACAATAGAAGATACAGCAATTGCTTTAGGAGAGGTTTTCGCTAAAGCTTTAGGAAATAAACTAGGGATTGAGCGTTACGGATTCTGTCTTCCAATGGATGATTGTTTAGCGCAGGCTGCAATTGACTTCGGAGGAAGAAACTGGCTAATTTGGGAAACGGAATTCAAACGCGAAATGGTAGGTAAAATGCCAACAGAAATGTTTTATCATTTCTTTAAATCGTTTACAGATGGAGCAAAAGCCAATTTAAATATCAAAGCAGAAGGAATCAACGAACATCACAAAATCGAAGCCATTTTTAAAGCTTTTGCAAAAGCCATAAAAGTAGCCGTAAAAAGAGATACAGAAAAAATGATTTTGCCTTCGACGAAAGGGATGCTTTAATAAAATTTGTTTCAAGTTTAAAGTTTCAAGTTTCTGGTTGTCTAAAATGTATTTTTTTATGGATTTATTTAATTATACAATATCTATTTGGAATGAAGCAGGTATAAAATTACAATCTGCTGCTTCAGAGGAATTAATTTTAGAATTTGAAAAGAAAATAAATTTTAAATTTCCAAAAGACTTTAAATCTTTTTATTTGAAAGTAAACGGATTTGTAGATTTTGAATGGAATAAAAATATGATTTCATTGTGGTCTTTAGAAAGAATATATGAAGACTATAAATTAGAACAGAATCTTGATTACATTGCTTTTTGCGATTATTTAATAAATTCTCATTCTATGGGTTATATGAAGAGCAAAAATGGAATTTTCATGAATACCACAAACGAAAAAGTATGTGAAACATTTGAAGAATTTATAGGTTTGTTAAATACGAATTCAGATAAATTATATTAAACAACATCAAATTTTGTTTTCAGATTAAAGTTTCAGGTTTTGTTGAATAACCTGAAATCTGAAACAAAACAAACAAAAATTAAATGAAAATAGTAATTATAAATTACGGAGCAGGAAATATTCAGAGCATTATGTTTGCCATTGAAAGATTGGGGTTTAAAGCTGTTCTGAGTAATGATCCTGAAGAAATAAAATCAGCTGAGAAAGTGATTTTTCCTGGTGTGGGCGAGGCGAGTTCAGCGATGACTAAACTTCGTGAAAGTGGTTTAGACAGTTTAATTCCAGAATTGAAACAACCCGTTTTAGGAATCTGTCTCGGAATGCAGTTAATGTGTAATAAAACCGAAGAAGGAAATACAGAAGGTTTGGGAATTTTTGATGTTGATGTTTTAAAATTCTCCAACAAAGTAAAAGCTCCGCAAATGGGCTGGAATCAGATTTATGATTTGAAATCGGATTTGTTCAAAGATATTTCAGAAAATGAATTTATGTATTTGGTTCATAGTTTTTATGCGCCAAATTGCGAAGAATCTATTGCTACAACAAATTACGATGTTGAATATGCATCTGCATTACAAAAAGATAATTTTTACGGAACTCAATTTCATCCAGAGAAAAGTGGTGATGTTGGGGAGAAAATATTAGGCAATTTCCTTAAAATCTAATTTAAAGATCAAAAATCAATTTCAATCAAAATATCCTCCCGATAGCTATCGGGACTAAAATCTGAACTCTAAAATCTAAAATATCAAAAAATGAGAATAATACCAGCCATAGATATAATTGACGGAAAATGTGTTCGTTTGTCCAAAGGCGATTATGATACCAAAATAATTTACAATGAAAACCCGCTTGAAGTGGCGAAATCATTTGAAGCTCACGGAATTGAATATCTTCATTTAGTAGATTTAGATGGTGCTAAATCAAGTAAAATTGTCAACTATAGAATCTTAGAGCAAATTGCCACACAAACCAGTTTAAAAATTGATTTTGGAGGTGGCTTAAAATCGGATGATGATTTGAGAATTGCTTTTGAAAGCGGTGCAAACCAAATTACAGGTGGAAGTATTGCAGTAAAAAACAGAGCAATTTTCGAAAAATGGATTTCAGAATACGGCTCAGATAAAATAATTTTAGGCGCTGATGCTAAAGACGAAAAAATTGCGGTTTCTGGCTGGTTAGAAGAATCAAACGAAGATTTAGTGCCATTTATTCAAGACTATCAGTCAAAAGGAATTCAGTACGTTATATGTACTGATATTGCTAAAGACGGAATGCTTCAAGGCCCAAGTTTTGATTTATACAGTAAAATTTTAGCAGAAGCTAAGGGAGTAAAATTAATCGCTTCAGGAGGAATTTCAACTTTTGAAGAATTGCCGAAATTAGCTGAATTAGGTTGTGAAGGAACGATAATCGGAAAAGCGATTTACGAAGGAAGAATCAGCTTGAAACAATTAGAGAACTATATAATTGGTTTATAGTTTATTGTTTTTGGTTTATATTTACGATACGAACCAAAAACAATAAACAACCAACAATAAACATTAAACATGTTAGCAAAAAGAATTATACCTTGCTTAGATATAAAAAACGGAAGAACTGTAAAAGGCGTTAATTTCGTTGATTTGCGTGATGCTGGAGATCCGGTAGAATTGGCTGAAATTTACTCGGGTGAAGGTGCGGACGAATTGGTTTTTCTGGATATTTCAGCAACTGAAGAACGACGCAAAACACTGGTAAATATGGTGCGAAGCGTTGCAGAGAAAATCAATATTCCGTTTACGGTTGGAGGTGGAATTTCATCTGTTGAAGACGTCGATATTCTGCTGAATAATGGAGCTGATAAAGTTTCGATTAATTCATCGGCAGTAAAAAATCCGCAGTTGATAAACGATTTAGCACAGAAATTTGGAAGTCAGTGTGTTGTTGTAGCAATTGATGCTAAACAAATTGACGGACAATGGATAGTACATTTAGTTGGAGGAAAAGTGCCTACGGAATTAAATTTATTCGATTGGGCTGTTGAAGTAGCAGAACGTGGTGCGGGAGAAATCCTGTTTACATCAATGGATAACGACGGAACTAAAAATGGTTTTGCAAATGAAGCTTTGGCTAAACTTTCAGAATTAGTTAATATTCCAATAATTGCTTCTGGAGGAGCAGGAAACATACAACATTTTGTAGATTCTTTTAAAGAAGGAAAAGCAGATGCCGCTTTAGCAGCAAGTGTTTTTCATTTTAAAGAAATTGAAATTAAAGTTTTGAAACAGGAACTTAAGAATAATGGAATTGAAGTAAGGTTATAAAAAAACAAATTTTCAATCTCAAATTCCAAATTCCAAAAAATCTAAAAATAACATGATTTTGGAAATCTAAAATCTAAAATCTAAAATCTAATATTAAATGGAAATTGATATCAAAAGCGCACACGGATTAATTCCAGCGATAATTCAGGATTCAGAAACAAAAAATGTTTTGATGCTGGGTTATATGAACGAAGAATCGCTTCAAAAAACAATAGAAACGCAGAAAGTAACTTTCTTCAGCCGTTCCAAACAAAGACTTTGGACGAAAGGCGAGGAGAGTGGCAATTTTTTGAATTTGGTTAGCATCAAAAATGACTGCGATGGCGATACGCTTTTGATTCAGGCAAAACCTGTAGGCCCAACATGTCACACAGGTGCCGATACTTGCTGGCAGGAACCAAATGATGTAAATTATGGTTTTATTTCTCATTTAGAAAACACAATCAAAATTAGAAGAGAAAATGCTGATTCGGAGAAAAGTTATGTCGCTTCTCTATTTGAAAAAGGAATTAATAAAATCGCGCAGAAAGTTGGTGAAGAAGCAGTCGAAGTCGTAATTGAAGCAAAAGATAATAATGATGATTTATTCCTTAGCGAAAGCGCCGATTTGCTATTTCATTATTTAATTTTATTGCAAGCAAAAGGATATCAATTGAATGATGTTGTTGAAGTTTTGAAGAAGCGTCAAAAGTAATATTTAGAACAAGTCTTGTCATTTCGACCGAAGGGAGAAATCGCACTAGAAACTCCGCAAAGTATATCTCCAATCTTTGTCGATTAACTGATGTGATTTCTCCCTTCGGTCGAAATTACAAGCTAGACGATTAAACTAACTATTCCAAAAACTCAAAAACAGCAAATTCTTCCGGCTGATGAAAACCAAATTTTAAGCTCTTATAAGGTTGTAATGCTTGGTATTCAATCATTTTTCCATAATCAATTCTAAAAACATTTGCTTTCCATTTTGTACCTGTTTTTGGTTTAGAAAAATTAGCATTTTTAATTTTTTCTAAACTTGCAAAAGGAATTTTAATTTCAACGGTATAACCTTCTGGATTTATATTGCTGACTGTTTCCATTCCTTTAATGTTAAAGCCTGTTTCTGTTTTCCATCCTCCGCATTCAGGCGAAATACATCTCAAAAGTAGATCATAATTGGTTGAAAAAGCATTTACACCTATTTCTACATAATTTTGTCCATCTCCATCCGGATCTAGAAAAATTTCCACTAAATCATCAGTGTAAAAGATTTGTGCGTCTTTGGTTTGTGGTTTTCCAATGATATCTGAATCGGTGCAATTGTATGCGATATACAGATTTTCATCATTCCATAAAAAAGAAACATAAGTATTTTGCAAAGCCTTTTCTCCAGAATTATGAATAACAAAAGGCCCTAAAAAAGGTTTATCCCAATCGGATAAATTTCCATCAATTCTTATTGGATTATTGGTTTTATATACAGGAATATTTTGTGAATAGGCGACTATGGAAAACATTATTATTAAAAAGAAAAC
This portion of the Flavobacterium panacagri genome encodes:
- a CDS encoding response regulator transcription factor, whose amino-acid sequence is MHILIVEDELGIVQFLKQGLQEEGYQVTTANDGSKGFEVVQEQKFDLILLDWMLPKINGLDLCKAIRVKDQTTPIIFLTAKDTVQETIEGLKAGANDYIKKPFSFEELVERIKVHFRNKKQTEILTLGTITIDLSKHIVLKGEEEISLTQREFELLTYLIQHKGKVCTRNQILRDVWEINFEYDTGVIDVFMNAIRKKLNLKIEEDYIKTIRGIGYIAND
- a CDS encoding sensor histidine kinase, whose product is MTSLSFKNRIALNYILTTGLLVLVVFSAIYFIVKLTVYNHIDENLNIEIQDHLKEIRMENKKVIFMDVEEWEEREHNSVDVNPVFVQFLDLNKKIIEKSPNLKNEKLIFHENKEHFQLFDTKLLGSKIRQIQVPLHLKEKKIGYLIIAMSLSDSSKVLENLLDTLMIAFPIILLLLFFLARFFAGRSIKPINEIINTSKIITKDNLKTRIPLPKTRDELFTLSKTINNLLNRIEDAIEREKQFTSDASHELRTPLTVIKGTLEVLIRKPRDSKEYEEKINYCINEVDHLNSLVDQLLMMARFENQKQNIRQENVYLNAIVLDVLTLNSEKIKTKKLNVILDATEEFNIYSDNYLIVTILRNIISNAIKYSKDHTEVKISLSRENNKINCVVLDQGIGIAKEDLESILNPFFRSDSLNHSEIKGTGLGLFIVKRMTDLLQVKFKIESEIGTGTKVLLIFNEFDNSLK
- the hisG gene encoding ATP phosphoribosyltransferase; the protein is MSTLKIAIQKSGRLNEDSIQILKDCGISINNGIDQLKAEASNFPLEVLYLRNSDIPQYLIDGVVDLAIVGDNLLVEKGKGIEVIQKLGFSKCKVSVAVPKTFEYNSVQDLAGLRIATSYPNTVNEYFSKFGLTVDIHQISGSVEIAPNIGLADAIVDIVSSGSTLFKNNLKEVEVILKSEAVLAVSPKVSPEIQKHIDTLKFRIQAVLRARNSKYILMNVPNDKIDAVGKILPVLRSLTVLPLAQEGWSSVHSVIDKDTFWDVIDQLKEVGAEGILVCPIEKMVL
- the hisD gene encoding histidinol dehydrogenase, yielding MNKINNPKPETWSDILKRPTQTIDDIEITVKEIFREVQKKGDEAVAKYTSIFDGISLENYEVTSEEISEAVNLIPSELKEAIELAKNNIYKFHKAQKTDRVEVETIEGVNCWQEKRPIQKIGLYIPGGTAPLFSTVLMLAVPAEIAGCKEIVLCSPPDKKGKINPAILYAANLCGVTKILKVGGIQAIAGMTFGTQSIPKVYKIFGPGNQFVTVAKQLATQFGVAIDMPAGPSELLIVADDTAVPAFVASDLLSQAEHGTDSQVILVSTSKKLIDEVEKEVQSQLEVLPRKAIAEKAIENSKLIYVENDQTALDLINEYGPEHFIICSEYDDFYCNGIVNAGSVFIGNYTPESAGDYASGTNHTLPTNGYAKNYSGVNLDSFMKSMTFQKISEKGIQNIGKAIELMAEAEGLQAHKNAVTLRLQSCEVSKTS
- the hisC gene encoding histidinol-phosphate transaminase; this encodes MNTFDINTITRENVKSLKPYSSARDEFEDFDTAEMIFLDANENPYQNGVNRYPDPQQNSVKAILAKNNLTKQSQILLGNGSDEVLDLLFRAFCEPNKDNIISLPPTYGMYGVLANINAVENREVLLTIDFQPQVEKILEAVDHNTKIIFLCSPNNPTGNSFSDESVVKLLQNFKGLVVIDEAYIDFSEKESWLVEIDAYPNLVITQTLSKAYGLAGIRLGICYASEAVISILNKIKPPYNVNELTQQRAIERLKDSEKIKQEIASIIEQREELLKVLLEVNFVEKVYPTEANFILAKVDDANKRYDQLIEKGIVIRNRTTQPLCENCLRFTIGTKEENAVVIRELKLLN
- the hisB gene encoding bifunctional histidinol-phosphatase/imidazoleglycerol-phosphate dehydratase HisB, whose product is MKKVLFIDRDGTIVLEPENYQLDSLDKLEFYPKAFQYLAKIANELDYELAMVTNQDGLGTDSFPEDTFWPTQNFILRAFENEGVLFDEIFVDRSFPEENAPTRKPRTGMLTKYLNNPEYDLANSFVLGDRLTDVELAKNLGAKAIFMNDTDGAGSNEIAAKREELDETIVLQSMDWKTIYEFLKLEARSASITRKTNETDIYINLNLDGTGKSKIDTGIAFFDHMLDQISRHGQMDLEILVKGDLEVDEHHTIEDTAIALGEVFAKALGNKLGIERYGFCLPMDDCLAQAAIDFGGRNWLIWETEFKREMVGKMPTEMFYHFFKSFTDGAKANLNIKAEGINEHHKIEAIFKAFAKAIKVAVKRDTEKMILPSTKGML
- a CDS encoding SMI1/KNR4 family protein; protein product: MDLFNYTISIWNEAGIKLQSAASEELILEFEKKINFKFPKDFKSFYLKVNGFVDFEWNKNMISLWSLERIYEDYKLEQNLDYIAFCDYLINSHSMGYMKSKNGIFMNTTNEKVCETFEEFIGLLNTNSDKLY
- the hisH gene encoding imidazole glycerol phosphate synthase subunit HisH, with amino-acid sequence MKIVIINYGAGNIQSIMFAIERLGFKAVLSNDPEEIKSAEKVIFPGVGEASSAMTKLRESGLDSLIPELKQPVLGICLGMQLMCNKTEEGNTEGLGIFDVDVLKFSNKVKAPQMGWNQIYDLKSDLFKDISENEFMYLVHSFYAPNCEESIATTNYDVEYASALQKDNFYGTQFHPEKSGDVGEKILGNFLKI
- the hisA gene encoding 1-(5-phosphoribosyl)-5-[(5-phosphoribosylamino)methylideneamino]imidazole-4-carboxamide isomerase — translated: MRIIPAIDIIDGKCVRLSKGDYDTKIIYNENPLEVAKSFEAHGIEYLHLVDLDGAKSSKIVNYRILEQIATQTSLKIDFGGGLKSDDDLRIAFESGANQITGGSIAVKNRAIFEKWISEYGSDKIILGADAKDEKIAVSGWLEESNEDLVPFIQDYQSKGIQYVICTDIAKDGMLQGPSFDLYSKILAEAKGVKLIASGGISTFEELPKLAELGCEGTIIGKAIYEGRISLKQLENYIIGL
- the hisF gene encoding imidazole glycerol phosphate synthase subunit HisF, yielding MLAKRIIPCLDIKNGRTVKGVNFVDLRDAGDPVELAEIYSGEGADELVFLDISATEERRKTLVNMVRSVAEKINIPFTVGGGISSVEDVDILLNNGADKVSINSSAVKNPQLINDLAQKFGSQCVVVAIDAKQIDGQWIVHLVGGKVPTELNLFDWAVEVAERGAGEILFTSMDNDGTKNGFANEALAKLSELVNIPIIASGGAGNIQHFVDSFKEGKADAALAASVFHFKEIEIKVLKQELKNNGIEVRL
- the hisIE gene encoding bifunctional phosphoribosyl-AMP cyclohydrolase/phosphoribosyl-ATP diphosphatase HisIE, coding for MEIDIKSAHGLIPAIIQDSETKNVLMLGYMNEESLQKTIETQKVTFFSRSKQRLWTKGEESGNFLNLVSIKNDCDGDTLLIQAKPVGPTCHTGADTCWQEPNDVNYGFISHLENTIKIRRENADSEKSYVASLFEKGINKIAQKVGEEAVEVVIEAKDNNDDLFLSESADLLFHYLILLQAKGYQLNDVVEVLKKRQK
- a CDS encoding carbohydrate-binding family 9-like protein; this encodes MFSIVAYSQNIPVYKTNNPIRIDGNLSDWDKPFLGPFVIHNSGEKALQNTYVSFLWNDENLYIAYNCTDSDIIGKPQTKDAQIFYTDDLVEIFLDPDGDGQNYVEIGVNAFSTNYDLLLRCISPECGGWKTETGFNIKGMETVSNINPEGYTVEIKIPFASLEKIKNANFSKPKTGTKWKANVFRIDYGKMIEYQALQPYKSLKFGFHQPEEFAVFEFLE